The Candidatus Acidiferrales bacterium genome includes the window TCCCTTCGTCGTGTCCACCGTCCGGTTCGTCGTCTCCACGTCGGGCTTCGGCATGGGAAGCGCCGGAACGCTTCCAACCAAATTTATGTTCACGGTCCCTTGTCCGCCCGCTCCGCCCCATTCCTCCCCGTGCGGCGCAAAAATTCCCCCGAAAATGATGATTCCTCCAAGAATCAGGTGAAACGCCGCCGAATAGCCCAGAGGGCCTTTGAGTGTTCGCGCGGTTTCGTGAGGCAGGCTGAGTTCCATCTTATCTTATTGCGAGCGCGGTTCTCCGTTCAGTGGTTTGGTCACCACGCTGATGTTGTTGATTCCCGATTGCCTCAGCGTATCGACGACCATCGCCCAGGTGCCGAACGGCACCGTTTGGTCGCACCGCACGTAAACCGGCGTGTGCGCAATGTCCTTGTCCTGAGCCAGAACCTTCTTCCCGATTTCGTGAATATTCACCGGGTCTTTCCCCAGAAAAAGCTGCTGCGCCCGGTCAATCGTGACGACGATCCGCGCCTGCGAGATCTCCTTCACCGTCTTGGTCTTCGGCAGGTCAACCTGAATCCCCGATTCCAAAATCGGCGCCGTAATCATGAAGATCACCAGCAGCACCAGCATCACATCCACGAACGGGACGATGTTGATGTCCGATAGCGTCGTTCCCGGCTGTTTTTGTATCTCTGCCATTCGTTTCCGTTATCGCAGCGGTCTGCCCGCGAAAAATTAGCTATAGAGCGTCTCGATTTTGCTTACAAACTCTGTCGCGAAATTGTCCATCCGCAGCGCGAAGTCGCGAATGCGGTACAAATAAATGTTGTACGCAATCACCGCCGGAATTGCCGTGAACAGTCCTGCCGCCGTCGTGATCAGCGCGTCTGCGATTCCCGGCGCCACGGCGCGCAGGCTCGATTCGCCCGCCTCGCCCAATCCCGCAAACGCGTCCATCACGCCCCAGACTGTCCCGAAGAGCCCGATGAACGTCGAAATCGACCCAATCGTCGCCAGCCACGGCATCATTCGCTCCATGCTCCGCACTTCCTCTGCCGAGGCGACCTGCATCTCCACCAGTACCGCTCGCGGATTCTTCAATTTTCCCGGGTGCGGATTTCCGCCCGCCAGTTGTCCTTCGAGTTCCCGGTATCCTGCGTCGTAGACATTCACCAGCGGCGATCCGCTCGATCCCGCCCGTAGCGCGTTCGGATCCGGCAGTCCGCGCCCCGTGCGGAAAAGCTGCATAAACCTCCGCGTGCGCGGCTCGATCGTTCCAAACAGTCGTTTCTTTTGGATAATGATGGCCCATGAAAAAACAGAAAGGAAAAGCAAAATCAAAAGTACCGCTTTTGCCACCCAGCCTGTCTGCAAAAAGATCGTGCCGAGCCGTCCTGCGAAAATCACCAGCGCAACGTGCGAAATGATTGTGACCCCTCCGAGGAAGTTTCCTCGACCCCAAAATTTACCGTAGCATAGGCACTTGGAAGGGTCAAATTAATCCATCGTAATCCGATACTTTCTGATGCCGGAAACGACACATTGGTTTGGTCTCCTTCCGTGACTGCGCCCTTGCGTGCCCTGTGCTACACTGCATCTTTAGCCTATGTCTGGCCACATTGATATCCCCATCGCCTCGCTCTTGCCCAAAGGACAACTGGAGGCTTGCGCACCGAATGTTCGTGGCGCGGGCTCCGATCGCTCCTTTTACATCGAAACCTTCGGCTGCCAGATGAATGCTCACGATTCCGAAAAAGTCGCCGGCGTTCTCCTCGCCCGCGGCTATCGCCAGGTGGATTCTGCCGTTGACGCCGATTTCGTCTTCTTTAACACCTGCAGCATCCGCGAAAAAGCCGCGCAGAAAGTCTTCACGCGTCTTGGCGATTTTCGCGATGTGCGCGGCGAAAACAAGATCATCGGCGTTTTGGGCTGTGTCGCTCAACAGGAAGGGGAGGGCATCTTCAAGCGCGCTCCCTGGGTTCGCATGGTCTGCGGCTCCGCGAGTTATCGCAAGCTCCCCGAGTTGCTCGACAACCTCGAAGCCGGCCAATCGCGCGTCACCGGCCTCGATCTTGATACCGACGAGACCTTCGAAACGGAAGTCACGCGCCGCGACAATCCCATTCGCGCCTACTTGACCATCATCGAAGGCTGCGACTACGCCTGCTCCTATTGCGTCGTTCCGCACACGCGCGGCCCGCAGCGCAGTCGCACCAGCGCCGCAATACTCGATGAAGTTCGCCGCCTCGTCGATTCCGGCTACACCGAAGTCCAGCTCCTCGGCCAGACGGTCAATTCCTATCGCGATCCTTCTCCGCGCGGGATGTCCTTCGTTGATCTCCTCCTCGCCGTCGCCGAAATTCCCGGCATGCGACGCGTGCGCTTCACCACTTCGCATCCCAATGACTTTACTCGCGAAATCGTCCGCGCCATCGACTCCACTCCGACGCTCTGCGAGCACATTCATTTGCCCGTGCAATCCGGTTCCGATCGCGTCTTGAAACAAATGCTCCGCACGTATTCGCGCGACGAATATCTCTCGAAAATCGCCTGGATTCGCTCCGCGCGCCGCCCGATCAGCATCACCACGGACATCATCGTCGGTTTCCCCGGCGAGACCGAAGCCGAGTTCGCGGAGACCATGTCGCTTCTCGAAGCCGTTCAATTCGACGGCGTTTTCGCCTTCAAGTATTCGCCTCGCCCCAACACTTCTGCGAAAGACATGCCCGGCGCCATCCCCGAGGAAGAGAAGAGCCGCCGCCTTGCCATCCTTCAGTCACGCCAGCGCGAAATTCAAGTCGCCTGCAATCAATCGCTCGTCGGCGCGGAATTCGAAGTCCTCGTTGATGGTCGCCACGCCGCGCGCAATCAGTGGGCGGGCCGCACCACAAGCAATCGCATCGTAAATTTCGCTTCGCTGGAACAAAATCTTCTGGGACAATATTGTCAAGTCAAGATCGCCGGAGCCGGGCCGAACAGCCTCGTCGGCGAGCACCTCGCCTGATCCGGTTTGCAAGGGGGCCCCATGGATCGCAACGAAGAGCGCAAACTGGAAGAGCAGCGCAAAGCCGAAGAAGAGCGCAAGAAGCGCGATTTGTCGGCTGGAGAGGTGCAGGATCAATTGACCGAAAAGCTGCTCCGTGAGCGATTGACTGAAAAAACGCGCTGGGGGCAAGGCCAGGAAGGATCGCGCAAAGCTGTCGAGGTAGGGAAGCGCGAAACGGAACGCGAAGTCAAAATCCGCGGTCTGATGATGGACCCGGTTTCCAATATGCCCGTCGTTGTCCTCAAGGCCGTTCAGGGCAGCGGCACCCTTCCCATCTGGGTCGGCATCTACGAAGCCAACGCCATCGCTCTCGAAATCGAAAAAGTCCAGACCCCTCGTCCCATGACCCACGATCTCCTCAAGAACCTTCTCCTCGGTCTCAACGTTCAGGTTCAAAAAGTCGTCGTCAGTGACCTGAAAGAAGACACCTTTTACGCTGTCATCTGGATGGAGCGCGACGGCCGCATCATCTCCATGGATTCGCGTCCCAGTGATGCACTTGCTCTCGCGCTTCGCCTCGATTGCCCGATTTATGTCGAGGAGGAAGTCTTCAAAACGTCCAAAATTTCCAGCGCCACCACCGAAAAATCCTCGAATGAAGAGTTGCGCAAATGGCTCGAAAATTTGAATGACGAGGATCTCGGTCGCTATAAAATGTAGCCGTCCGCCCTGCGGTCACCCCCTTCGCCGCTTCGCGCCATATCACGAACCCGGAAATTTTCTGTTTTCTGGATTTTTTGCTTGCAGTTCATAGGCCACTCTGGGTAGAGTTGGCCTACTTATTGTGGGGCTTCGGTTCAGCCAGCCTATATGTTGGCATGTCGTTGCCCGAGGGAGTGGCCCGCTTTTGACGAGCATTCTGGCGATCACAAATCAAAAGGGCGGCGTTGGCAAGACCACGACCGCAATTAATCTCGCAGCCGCGCTGGCCCTTCGCAAAAAGAAAACTCTCCTCATCGATCTCGACCCGCAATCCAACGCCACCATCGCTTTCGTCGATGCCAGCGACGTGCAAATCTCCATGTTCGACGTTTTCACCAGTCCGTCTCCGGACTTGAACAAAGTCATCAAGCCGACGAAAGATCCGAACCTGTTTCTCGCCCCGGCCAAGCTCTCCCTTGCTCGCCTCGAGCAGCAGCTCGCCGGTGCCTTCGACGCACCCTACAAACTAAAGGACGCGCTCGCTCCTCTCCTCAAGAATTACGATTACGTCGTTCTCGATACGCCGCCCGCGCTCGGCATTCTCACTGTCAACGCGCTCGTTGCCGCCACGCATCTGATCGTTCCGATTCAAGCCGCTTATTTCGCCATCGAAGGCACGGACGATCTTCTCGAAACCTATGCGCGCATTCGCTCGCGTCCGAATCCGGATTTGAAGGTCCTCGGCGTGGTCATCACGCTTTTCGATCGCCGCACCAATATTTCCCGCGACACGCACGAGCAGATTCGCGCCGTGTTTGGCGAAGCTCTTTTCAAGACGCGCATCAGCAAGAATGTCCGTCTCGAGGAAAGCCCGGCCTATAAGGAAACGATTTTCAGCTACGCGCCCAAATCCCCTGGTGCCGATGAATATAAGAAGCTATCTCAGGAGGTCATCCAACGTGTCGAAGCGGATCGGTCTGCCCGTCACACTCAAGATGCGGCATGACGCGCATTATGTAGAAACACTCACGAGCTTCAGCGGCGCCTCGATTGGCCGGATGATCCCGATTGACAAGGTTCATCCCAATCCCGATCAGCCCCGCAAAGCCATCGGCGACCTCACCGAGCTGATCCAGTCCGTCCGCGAGAAGGGCGTTCTCGAGCCCCTCCTCGTCCGTTACATTCCTCACGAAGACGCTTACTACATCATCTCCGGCGAGCGCCGCTACCATGCCTCGCGCGCCGCGGGTCTTCGCGAAGTCCCTTGCATCGAAAAAATCGCCGACGACGCCGAAACTCTTGAACTCGCGCTCATCGAAAATATTCAGCGCAAGGATTTGACTGCCTTCGAGGAAGCCGACGGTTTGCAGCGTCTCGCCGACCAGTTCGATTACACCCACGACGACATCGCCAAAAAAATCGGCCGCGCGCGCTCATCGGTCACCGAGACGCTCTCTCTCCGCGTCATCCCCAGCTCTATCCGCAAGCTCTGCGTCGAGAAGGGAGTTGTCTCCAAATCGCTTCTTCTTCAGGTCGCTCGCCAGCCCGGCGAAAAGAAGATGCACGACATGGTCATGCACATCGCGCAGAGCGGCTTGACGCGCGATGAAGCGCGCCGCGTCCGCAAAGACGAAAACGAAACCGAATCGCGCCCGCGTCCGTACGTCTTCGACTATCACGCGCCCGACGCGGCCTATCATCTTCGCCTTCAATTTCGCCGCAGCCAGATTTCCCGCGACGATATCGCCCGCGCGCTGCGCGAGGTGTTGATCGAGCTCGAGCGCAACGCCATGTCCGCCTCCTCCGCCGCCTAACCTCGAAATTCATCCCGTAGGGCCGGGCTTCAGCCCCGGCCCGCCGCGTGTTTTTCGTAGGGCCGATTGCATTCACTGGGCCGCTGCCTCGCATGTTGTTTGTCATCCCGAACCTAGCCCGCGTGGTTGCGGGATAAAGGTGAGGGACCTGCTGTTGTCTTCGTAGGGGCGCTGCTTGCTGCGCCCGCGCCTGCCTGCCGCAGGCAGGGAACTGCTTTTCGTCCCTGTCTTCGTAGGGGCGGGTCTTCAGACCCGCCCGCGCCTGCCAGGGCAGGCGACTCGCTGCATCGTGCCCCTGTTGGCATTTCGTAGGGGCGCTGCTTGCCGCGCCCGCATTCGTTCCTGCTTTTGTAGGGGCGGGGTTTGCTCCGCCCGCGCCTGCCCGCCCGGGCGGGCGCCTCGCCGAGTCGCGCTATCTGTCGTCTCAGCCTGTGTGCCGTTCGTAGGGGCGCTGCTTGCCGCGCCCGCATTCGTTCCTGCCTTCGTAGGGGCGGGGCTTGCCCCGCCCGCGCGCCTCGCCGTGGCGGGCAAGCAGGCTTCGGCTGCGACGTAAAGACGCTTTCGAAAAAATCTTCCTATCGCGCGCTTCATCTGCGCGAAGTCGTCGTCTTCACAATGTGACGCGCCACGCACATAAAAATCACGGTTGAATTTCCTCTGCCGCTCGTCGCACACTAACTCGATGAGTTCGAGCTACGACGTCATCTGCATCGGCGCCGGCCCCACGGGCCTCGCCTGCGCCATCGAAGCCAAGCGCGCCAATCTTCGCCCGCTCGTCATCGACAAGGGCTGCCTCTGCAACTCGCTCTATCACTATCCGACGAACATGGTTTTCTTCACCACGCCCGAGCGCATGGAAATCGGCGATCTCCCCATGACCACCGTCGGCGGCAAGCCCACGCGCGCCGAAGCGCTGAAATATTATCGCCGCGCCGTCGAGCATTACGCCATCGGCGCGCGCCTCTACGAAAAAGTCGAACGCGTTTCTGGCAGTGACGGCGATTTCGTCGTCGAATCGCGCGCCG containing:
- a CDS encoding biopolymer transporter ExbD is translated as MAEIQKQPGTTLSDINIVPFVDVMLVLLVIFMITAPILESGIQVDLPKTKTVKEISQARIVVTIDRAQQLFLGKDPVNIHEIGKKVLAQDKDIAHTPVYVRCDQTVPFGTWAMVVDTLRQSGINNISVVTKPLNGEPRSQ
- a CDS encoding MotA/TolQ/ExbB proton channel family protein, with the protein product MAKAVLLILLFLSVFSWAIIIQKKRLFGTIEPRTRRFMQLFRTGRGLPDPNALRAGSSGSPLVNVYDAGYRELEGQLAGGNPHPGKLKNPRAVLVEMQVASAEEVRSMERMMPWLATIGSISTFIGLFGTVWGVMDAFAGLGEAGESSLRAVAPGIADALITTAAGLFTAIPAVIAYNIYLYRIRDFALRMDNFATEFVSKIETLYS
- the miaB gene encoding tRNA (N6-isopentenyl adenosine(37)-C2)-methylthiotransferase MiaB, giving the protein MSGHIDIPIASLLPKGQLEACAPNVRGAGSDRSFYIETFGCQMNAHDSEKVAGVLLARGYRQVDSAVDADFVFFNTCSIREKAAQKVFTRLGDFRDVRGENKIIGVLGCVAQQEGEGIFKRAPWVRMVCGSASYRKLPELLDNLEAGQSRVTGLDLDTDETFETEVTRRDNPIRAYLTIIEGCDYACSYCVVPHTRGPQRSRTSAAILDEVRRLVDSGYTEVQLLGQTVNSYRDPSPRGMSFVDLLLAVAEIPGMRRVRFTTSHPNDFTREIVRAIDSTPTLCEHIHLPVQSGSDRVLKQMLRTYSRDEYLSKIAWIRSARRPISITTDIIVGFPGETEAEFAETMSLLEAVQFDGVFAFKYSPRPNTSAKDMPGAIPEEEKSRRLAILQSRQREIQVACNQSLVGAEFEVLVDGRHAARNQWAGRTTSNRIVNFASLEQNLLGQYCQVKIAGAGPNSLVGEHLA
- a CDS encoding bifunctional nuclease family protein, producing MDRNEERKLEEQRKAEEERKKRDLSAGEVQDQLTEKLLRERLTEKTRWGQGQEGSRKAVEVGKRETEREVKIRGLMMDPVSNMPVVVLKAVQGSGTLPIWVGIYEANAIALEIEKVQTPRPMTHDLLKNLLLGLNVQVQKVVVSDLKEDTFYAVIWMERDGRIISMDSRPSDALALALRLDCPIYVEEEVFKTSKISSATTEKSSNEELRKWLENLNDEDLGRYKM
- a CDS encoding ParA family protein; protein product: MTSILAITNQKGGVGKTTTAINLAAALALRKKKTLLIDLDPQSNATIAFVDASDVQISMFDVFTSPSPDLNKVIKPTKDPNLFLAPAKLSLARLEQQLAGAFDAPYKLKDALAPLLKNYDYVVLDTPPALGILTVNALVAATHLIVPIQAAYFAIEGTDDLLETYARIRSRPNPDLKVLGVVITLFDRRTNISRDTHEQIRAVFGEALFKTRISKNVRLEESPAYKETIFSYAPKSPGADEYKKLSQEVIQRVEADRSARHTQDAA
- a CDS encoding ParB/RepB/Spo0J family partition protein, with translation MSKRIGLPVTLKMRHDAHYVETLTSFSGASIGRMIPIDKVHPNPDQPRKAIGDLTELIQSVREKGVLEPLLVRYIPHEDAYYIISGERRYHASRAAGLREVPCIEKIADDAETLELALIENIQRKDLTAFEEADGLQRLADQFDYTHDDIAKKIGRARSSVTETLSLRVIPSSIRKLCVEKGVVSKSLLLQVARQPGEKKMHDMVMHIAQSGLTRDEARRVRKDENETESRPRPYVFDYHAPDAAYHLRLQFRRSQISRDDIARALREVLIELERNAMSASSAA